The window TTGCGAGCTCGTTTATCGTTTAATCTGTAAAGGATAACACCGTTAAAAATAATTAAGGCAAGCCAATACAGGGCTAAAACGGCGTCCATAACTTCTCTTTCGCCGTAGATTTTTGCCCGCGATATTACAAAACAGGCAATAAAGAAAAACGGAGCATATTCCGCAATTTTTCGTAAGATATACAATTTCTTTTCCGTTGTATTTTTTAAAAAAGAAACGGCTGCAAACCCGAACCAAATTGAAAAAGCCGCTCCCAAAATAAGAGCGAAAAAGGACAACAGCCCCGCGTTATTTATAATTAAAAACACCGAAAAAACAATACCGAAAAATACTTCCAAATAAAAAAGGATTGACATTAACTTCTCCTGAAATTTTAACGGCCGATATAAAACTATATTAAACCGCTTCAAATTATAAGATTAACCCAATACTTAAATTTATGCAATAGCCTTACAAAATTAAACAATTTAAGTGATAATAAGGAAACGGAAAAAGCAATCGAATTTAAACGGAATTTATACGCCCCTTGACTTTATGCCCGTTTTTTGCTTTACTGTAAAGCAAATGAAGAAAAATATTTTTATCCCCCTTTTATTTTGTATCGGAATTTTTTGTTTTTCTCAAAATATTACCACGGCGGCGGCTTTTTTTTCCGCCGTATCCGATAAATACGCACAGTTTTCGGATTACGTTGTAGATATGAATATAACGTCAGGGGCTTCAAAGCAGCCGTGCACCGCTATGTTTAAACGGCCGGATATGCTCAGATTGGATTTTAAATCGCCTGCCGACCAATGTATAGTTTTCAGCGGGAATACGCTTTCGATTTATTTACCGGATTATAGAACAATTTTACGGCAGGAAATCGATAAAAGCTCTGCCGGCGGCACGGCTTTAGCGACTCCGCAGGGGCTATCGCTTATGAAGCGCTCTTATACGATTCAATACGAAACTTCGGCTTCTCCCGTGCAGGTGGAAGAAGTCCCATCGGAATCCGTTGTAATTTTAATAATGAACAGAAAAAGCGCTTCCGAAACTTTTAAAACCTTGCGCGTAATGATTTCCCCCGAATCGAAATTAATACGCAGAATAGAAGCCGTTCCCGTTTCGGGCGGAAAGGTTATTTTTGATTTTTATAATTACAGAATAAATGTAGGAATTAAAAGTCAAAATTTCGTATTTGATGCGCCGCCGACTGCAAAGGTTTTAGATGACTTTCTTTTTATAGAGTAACAAAACAAACCGTATTAAATTAAAATCGGAGAAATACAATGAACGAAATCGGAAAACTTCTTATCGAAACAAGAATGCAACACGGGCTTGAACTGGAGCAGGTAGCCCGAGAAACGAATATAGCAAAAAGATATCTTGAAGCCTTGGAAAATGATGATTACAGCGTATTCCCTGCCGAGCCGTATATTTTGGGCTTTTTGAGAAATTATTGCGAATATTTAGGGCTTAACCCGGAAGAATTTATAAAGCTCTACAAGCAAATAAAGATTCAGGAAACTGATTTACCTCCCGACGCTTTATTGCCCAAAAAAAACGCCGGCAGTTATCGGCTGATGATAATTGCATTGGCAGCTGCGGCCGTTATAGCCTTAATTGCAGGTTTAGCTTATTTTATCTTCAGTAAATGGCTGCCCGACTTGCAGGAAAGACAGGCGAAAAACATAACGGAAGAAAAAATAATAGAAAGCCGTAAAGCGGGGAATTATGAATTAACCGAACCGCGTTTTGAAAAAAGACTTTTTATAGGCGATTCTTTAAAAATTCAAGCCGGCGGAAAAGACTATGTACTGACTGTAGAAAAGGTAAGCCCCTCTTTAGTATTAAATACGGAAGCAGGAAACCAGATTATTAACCTTGCGGAAACTCTTAAACTCGATTTAAACGGCGATGCCGTACATGATGCTGAAATTCTTGTCGAAGATATAGATAAAAACAATCCCGAAGCGGGCTCTTTAGTGTTAATTAAAACGGGTTCAGAGTTGGCTGCGGAAGCAACGGTAAAGGCTTCAGATGTTATCGTTTCCGAGAGTTCCGGTTTTTCTTCAAATGCCGCAACCAGGGTGCTGTTTGAAGGCGGTTCGGCTTATCCTGTAACCTTAAATGCCACATTTAGGGGATACTGCCTGTTTCGCCACGAATCCGATAAAGCAAACCGCGAAGAAAGGTATTACCAAAAAGCGGAACAGCTTACGGTACAGGCCAATAACGGTTTTAGGATTTGGGCTTCTAACGGAAATGCCGTAAAAATGCAGCTTGTTGCAGGCGGAAAAACCGTGGATTTGGAAATAAGCCGTCCGGGAGAAGTTATCGTAAAAGATTTAAAATGGATAAAGGACGATACAACCAGACGTTTTAAATTTATAATAGCCGATGTCGATTAAAAATTTTTTTGTCGATTTACACGGCTGTGCAAAAAATCAAGTCGATGCGGAAATTCTTATAGGAATTATGGAGGGCTTGGGGTGGAGTAATTGCGACTCTGCGGAAAGCGCCGATTTAATTATCGTAAATTCTTGCGGATTTATAGAATCCGCAAAAGAAGAGTCGATTAATGCCGTTATAAATGCAAAAGCCGTGAATCCGAGGGCGAAAATATTGCTGGCAGGCTGTCTTGCGGAGCGATATGCGGAAATTTTAAAAACCGATTTATCTGAAGCGGACGCTGTTTTCGGTAACGGCGATTTATCACGTCTGCCTGAAGTTGTAGAAAGACTTTTTGCAAAAGAAAAAATAAAAAAAAGCGTTTTAACTCCGCCTCAAATAGGAGTTTGCGGAGGCTGCCGGCCTAAAATTCTTAATTTTCCGCGTTCGGCGTATATAAAGATTACCGAAGGCTGCGATAATTTTTGCAGTTTTTGCGCAATTCCTATAATACGCGGAAGACTTAGAAGCCGACCCATAGCGGAAATAACTTCCGAAATTACGGAATTCGTTAAAAAAGATTTTTACGAATTTAATTTAATAGGGCAGGATTTAGCGGCCTTTCAAGCTGAAAAAAATTCGGCCGAATCGGGGCTTGCACAGCTTTTAACCGCTATTTCAAAAATTAAAGGCGAATTTAAAGTGCGCCTTTTATATATTCATCCCGACCATTTTCCTCTTGATATTTTACCGATTGTTACCTCCGATACGCGCTTTTTGCCGTATTTTGATATTCCTTTTCAATCCGGTTCGGAAAAAATAATTAAAGCTATGAACCGTAAAGGCTCTCCCGAAATTTATTTACGGCTTGCCGAAAAAATACGGGAGGCTTTTAAAAACTCAAAAAGTCCGTACGGAGAGCCCTGCCTGCGCACGACCTTTTTATCGGGTTTTCCGAACGAAACGGATAATGACTTTGCGGCAACCGTAGATTTTTTAAAAAATTTAAAACCCCTTTGGTCGGGCGGCTTTACATATTCCCGCGAAGAAGATACCGCTTCTTATTCTTTTAAAAACCGAGTTCCGAAAAAAATTGCCGAAAAACGTTTAGCGCAAATACGGGAGCTTCAAACGGGAATAACCGAAAAAAAACTCGAAGAATTTATAGGTAAAACGCTTGAAGTTTTAGTTGAAGAGCTTATTCCGCTCGGCGGAGAAAGTGCGGATTCCGTAAACTTGAATGCCGTCGCTGAAAATAACGGCACCGTTCTTGCTCTCGGACGAGCTTGGTTTCAGGCCCCGGAAGTGGACGGAGCGGTAGTATTAAGTTTTGCTAACGGCAAAAAAGATTTATCAGGTAAGCCGATTCATGCGGGCTCCGTGGTAAAGGCAAAAATAATTTCAAGGAACGGTTTTGATTTGGAAGCGGCGGTAAAATAACTTGCGTTTGCTATAAATCTTTTATTTCATTTAAACTTAAACCGGTAATTTTTGAAATAAAAGAAATTTCGCAATTTTCCCGTTTCATCAGCTTTGCCGTTTCAAGTTTTGTTTGCCTTACTCCGTTATTCCAGCCCTCGGAAAGCCCTTCTTCTCTGGCGCAGGCTTTTTCACTGATTCTGTCCATTTCCCAAATTTCCTGGTGCAGCAGTAAAAGCCTTTTTTCTTCATCGCCGATAATTTCTTCGTATTCTTTTTCCGCTTCATTAAATGCGGGATTTTCTTTTAACAAGGTTTCCATATTTTTATCTCCTGTTTTATCTATGTTCTTAATAAAATATACCCACTTTTCCAACTCTTTCATTTTTATTATATCACAGTTTTGCAAAACCGTCATCAATTTTTTCATTTCAATTAAATGAAACTCAAGTTTATCCATAACAACTTGTTCATAGTTTACGTCCGAGCGCATTTGAGCGGTGCGAAAAAAATATTTATCATTATAAAAATTTTCGTCCATAAAGCAAATTAAAACGCTTTTTTTAATTTCGGAATACGGTTTACCCTTAAGGTTTTGGTCCGTATGCAGTTTTGCAAGATAGTAACTCATTCTGTCCCGTAAAAAAAGATGATTTAAAACCTGCATTTCAATTGCATATTGATTTTGTAAATTATCGACGCCTAAAATATCCAAAATATTTTGTTTTCCTACGAGATGTCCGATTTTTGTTATCGGAGATTTTAGCCTGATATGAGTTATAAGCGGTAAATTTTTATATGAAAGGACGGCATTGACAAGTTCTTTTAATAAGTGTTCATTTCCTTTTTTCCCGAAAATTCCTCTAAAAAGCAGGT is drawn from Treponema pedis and contains these coding sequences:
- a CDS encoding LolA family protein, producing MKKNIFIPLLFCIGIFCFSQNITTAAAFFSAVSDKYAQFSDYVVDMNITSGASKQPCTAMFKRPDMLRLDFKSPADQCIVFSGNTLSIYLPDYRTILRQEIDKSSAGGTALATPQGLSLMKRSYTIQYETSASPVQVEEVPSESVVILIMNRKSASETFKTLRVMISPESKLIRRIEAVPVSGGKVIFDFYNYRINVGIKSQNFVFDAPPTAKVLDDFLFIE
- a CDS encoding helix-turn-helix domain-containing protein gives rise to the protein MNEIGKLLIETRMQHGLELEQVARETNIAKRYLEALENDDYSVFPAEPYILGFLRNYCEYLGLNPEEFIKLYKQIKIQETDLPPDALLPKKNAGSYRLMIIALAAAAVIALIAGLAYFIFSKWLPDLQERQAKNITEEKIIESRKAGNYELTEPRFEKRLFIGDSLKIQAGGKDYVLTVEKVSPSLVLNTEAGNQIINLAETLKLDLNGDAVHDAEILVEDIDKNNPEAGSLVLIKTGSELAAEATVKASDVIVSESSGFSSNAATRVLFEGGSAYPVTLNATFRGYCLFRHESDKANREERYYQKAEQLTVQANNGFRIWASNGNAVKMQLVAGGKTVDLEISRPGEVIVKDLKWIKDDTTRRFKFIIADVD
- a CDS encoding MiaB/RimO family radical SAM methylthiotransferase, which produces MSIKNFFVDLHGCAKNQVDAEILIGIMEGLGWSNCDSAESADLIIVNSCGFIESAKEESINAVINAKAVNPRAKILLAGCLAERYAEILKTDLSEADAVFGNGDLSRLPEVVERLFAKEKIKKSVLTPPQIGVCGGCRPKILNFPRSAYIKITEGCDNFCSFCAIPIIRGRLRSRPIAEITSEITEFVKKDFYEFNLIGQDLAAFQAEKNSAESGLAQLLTAISKIKGEFKVRLLYIHPDHFPLDILPIVTSDTRFLPYFDIPFQSGSEKIIKAMNRKGSPEIYLRLAEKIREAFKNSKSPYGEPCLRTTFLSGFPNETDNDFAATVDFLKNLKPLWSGGFTYSREEDTASYSFKNRVPKKIAEKRLAQIRELQTGITEKKLEEFIGKTLEVLVEELIPLGGESADSVNLNAVAENNGTVLALGRAWFQAPEVDGAVVLSFANGKKDLSGKPIHAGSVVKAKIISRNGFDLEAAVK
- a CDS encoding Rpn family recombination-promoting nuclease/putative transposase, producing the protein MEIKIKNLTLTNDLLFRGIFGKKGNEHLLKELVNAVLSYKNLPLITHIRLKSPITKIGHLVGKQNILDILGVDNLQNQYAIEMQVLNHLFLRDRMSYYLAKLHTDQNLKGKPYSEIKKSVLICFMDENFYNDKYFFRTAQMRSDVNYEQVVMDKLEFHLIEMKKLMTVLQNCDIIKMKELEKWVYFIKNIDKTGDKNMETLLKENPAFNEAEKEYEEIIGDEEKRLLLLHQEIWEMDRISEKACAREEGLSEGWNNGVRQTKLETAKLMKRENCEISFISKITGLSLNEIKDL